A region of Solanum dulcamara chromosome 7, daSolDulc1.2, whole genome shotgun sequence DNA encodes the following proteins:
- the LOC129894879 gene encoding agamous-like MADS-box protein AGL29, with product MDGKRTAGRQKIPLEKIENETNRKVSFSKRRSTLYKNASEIIRDCNVDLGIVLSSPSGKPCAFVHPTTDVVIDQFVDPILELDLGSKLVAKAARDNAIQNNISLNELDATKKVVEEKISSLDQMNEAGDECWWESIDRFNAENITNFENLLNSAEDFINGQLKKPENGASSSLHPPQENADN from the coding sequence ATGGATGGTAAGAGAACAGCAGGACGCCAAAAAATTCCACTAGAGAAAATAGAAAATGAAACTAATCGAAAAGTCTCATTTTCCAAACGTcgttcaactttatacaaaaATGCCagtgaaatcataagagacTGCAATGTCGATCTTGGAATAGTTTTATCTTCCCCAAGTGGTAAACCGTGTGCCTTCGTGCACCCAACTACTGATGTAGTCATTGATCAATTTGTGGATCCCATATTAGAATTAGATCTAGGTTCAAAACTTGTTGCTAAAGCTGCACGTGACAATGCAATTCAAAACAACATCAGTCTAAATGAACTTGATGCAACAAAAAAAGTTGTAGAGGAAAAAATAAGTTCCTTAGACCAAATGAACGAGGCTGGAGATGAATGTTGGTGGGAGTCCATTGACCGTTTCAATGCTGAGAATATAACCAACTTTGAAAATTTGTTGAATTCTGCTGAGGATTTCATAAACGGCCAATTGAAGAAGCCAGAAAATGGAGCTTCGTCCTCCTTACATCCTCCACAAGAGAATGCAGATAACTAA